The following coding sequences are from one Vicinamibacterales bacterium window:
- a CDS encoding DDE-type integrase/transposase/recombinase, producing MNKLSVEKRAAVVAALVEGCSIRATVRLTGVAKNTIVKLLTELGPACEKFHDGAVRNVRSRRVQCDEIWSFVGAKQKNVPAEKAGQFGIGDVWTWTAIDADSKLIVSWLVGTRDAGAAYAFVQDVASRLRNRVQLTTDGHKPYLAAVEDAFGADIDYAVLQKIYGSAPEGEKRYSPAQCLGCKVETVTGDPDPKHISTSYVERQNLTMRMSMRRFTRLTNAFSKKVENHCAAVALYFAYYNFCRVHQTLRVTPAMEAGLADHVWSVSEIVALLDRKAN from the coding sequence ATGAACAAGCTGAGCGTCGAGAAGCGCGCGGCGGTTGTGGCGGCCCTGGTGGAAGGCTGCAGCATCCGGGCGACGGTCCGCCTGACGGGCGTGGCGAAGAACACGATCGTCAAGCTGCTCACGGAACTCGGCCCGGCCTGCGAGAAGTTCCACGATGGGGCGGTCAGAAACGTCCGCTCGCGCCGAGTGCAGTGCGATGAGATCTGGTCGTTCGTCGGTGCGAAACAGAAGAATGTGCCGGCCGAGAAGGCGGGCCAGTTCGGCATCGGCGACGTGTGGACCTGGACGGCCATCGATGCCGACAGCAAGTTGATCGTGTCCTGGCTGGTTGGGACGCGCGACGCAGGCGCGGCGTACGCGTTCGTGCAGGACGTCGCGAGCCGGCTCCGGAACCGGGTGCAGCTGACGACGGACGGCCACAAGCCCTATCTGGCGGCGGTCGAAGATGCTTTCGGCGCAGACATCGACTACGCCGTGCTGCAGAAGATCTATGGCTCTGCGCCGGAAGGCGAGAAGCGGTACAGCCCGGCGCAGTGCCTTGGCTGCAAGGTTGAGACGGTCACGGGCGACCCAGACCCGAAACACATCTCGACGTCCTACGTCGAGCGCCAGAATCTGACGATGCGAATGTCGATGCGCCGGTTCACACGTCTCACAAATGCGTTTTCAAAGAAGGTCGAGAACCATTGCGCGGCGGTTGCCCTCTACTTCGCCTACTACAACTTCTGCCGCGTGCATCAGACGCTGCGCGTGACGCCCGCGATGGAAGCTGGGCTCGCTGATCACGTCTGGTCAGTTTCGGAAATCGTGGCCTTGCTCGACCGAAAGGCAAACTGA
- a CDS encoding MFS transporter, producing MRSSTSESPRLFPVVLAGATAFLDLYSTQPLLPFLARAFKATTLGVSLTVTASTVGVAIAAPLVGRLADRVGRKRVIVGAALALALATLMASTSTTLGQLIAWRFLQGVFTPGVFAVTIAYIHEQWPPWRAGAATAAYVSGTVVGGFSGRVIAGVVAADITWRSSFVVLAALNLGAAVALWRWLPVDLHPVHAREESRVDALVGHLRNPQLVSAFVVGSGVLFSLVALFTYVTFLLAAPPFHLSTVALGSVFSVYLVGAVITPFVGPVIDRYGHDRGMAVAITFGVVGALLTLVGTLATILAGLAIASTGVFIAQAAASSYVGSAATRNRGLAVGLYATCYYLGGSAGGSLPALFWDRWGWPACVILVVVVQLIVGAIALRFWHPHNRPARPAGPLRLRV from the coding sequence ATGCGGTCCTCGACCTCTGAATCGCCGCGGCTCTTTCCGGTCGTCCTGGCGGGCGCCACGGCCTTCCTGGATCTGTACTCGACCCAGCCCCTGCTGCCGTTCCTCGCCCGCGCGTTCAAAGCCACCACGCTTGGCGTGAGCCTCACGGTCACGGCCTCGACCGTCGGCGTCGCGATCGCGGCCCCCCTCGTCGGGCGCCTGGCGGACCGCGTGGGACGCAAGCGGGTCATCGTCGGCGCGGCACTGGCGCTGGCACTGGCCACGTTGATGGCGTCCACGTCGACCACGCTCGGGCAGTTGATCGCGTGGCGCTTCCTCCAGGGGGTGTTCACGCCCGGCGTGTTCGCGGTGACGATCGCCTACATCCACGAGCAGTGGCCACCATGGCGCGCCGGGGCGGCCACGGCCGCGTACGTGAGCGGCACGGTCGTCGGGGGCTTTTCCGGCCGCGTGATCGCCGGCGTCGTCGCCGCCGACATTACGTGGCGCTCGTCGTTCGTCGTGCTCGCGGCACTCAACCTGGGGGCGGCTGTGGCGTTGTGGCGCTGGCTGCCCGTCGATCTGCACCCGGTTCACGCCCGCGAAGAGTCGCGGGTCGACGCGCTCGTCGGCCACCTGCGGAATCCGCAACTGGTCAGCGCCTTCGTGGTCGGCTCCGGCGTCCTGTTCTCGCTCGTCGCGCTGTTCACCTACGTGACGTTCCTGCTGGCCGCGCCGCCGTTTCACCTCAGTACCGTGGCGCTTGGTTCCGTGTTCTCCGTCTATCTCGTCGGAGCGGTGATCACGCCGTTCGTCGGCCCGGTCATCGATCGGTATGGCCACGACCGCGGTATGGCCGTCGCGATCACGTTCGGCGTCGTCGGCGCGTTGCTGACACTCGTCGGCACGCTCGCGACGATCCTGGCCGGGTTGGCGATCGCCTCGACCGGTGTGTTCATCGCGCAGGCGGCGGCCAGCAGCTACGTCGGTTCGGCTGCGACGCGCAATCGTGGCCTCGCGGTCGGCCTGTACGCGACTTGCTACTACCTGGGCGGCAGCGCCGGCGGTTCGTTGCCAGCGCTGTTCTGGGACCGCTGGGGCTGGCCCGCCTGCGTGATCCTCGTCGTCGTCGTCCAACTGATCGTGGGTGCCATCGCCCTGCGCTTCTGGCATCCGCACAATCGTCCGGCGCGCCCTGCCGGTCCCCTCCGGCTGCGCGTCTGA
- the sppA gene encoding signal peptide peptidase SppA, translated as MAVRRGVALVLVLVMIACLISFGGLLAIWLMLGREPSVPTRSTLVLRIDGDPSEGGPDESFSQFLPVQRTPSVRTLVQNVRKAKADSRIVALVVRPSALASPFLAKAQELRDAILDFRRSGKPAIAYLEDGGQTEYYLATACDRIFLVPSSPLQLTGLASYELFLRGTLDKIGAYPDMLHIGAYKTAPNQLTEKTYTPAHREMAESLNRDSYEQIVTAIADGRKKSEGDVRALLDEGPFLPEDALRAGLIDDIAYQDQLADKGKIPFGKDQRIDIDDYTRVSARSLGLERGPRVAVLYATGTIVSGRSGYDPTNGSVLGSDTLIEYIRKVRESPDIKAVVLRIDSPGGSAVASDVIWRELTLLRDAKPEKPLVASMSDLAASGGYYIAMAAPQIVAEPGTLTGSIGIFGGKIVTGGTFAKLGANIEGVSIGRHADMNSPTRPYNEGERAKVGEQLQAFYDQFVERVAASRHSTPERVDAIAQGRVWSGRQAKQIGLVDALGGLDRAIALAKQKAKITTDVEIVVYPPRRTFYDLLTAQFGGADEMTRLASWLGITERRAVGIVAAPFTLFHKGEPLAMLPYGYLR; from the coding sequence GTGGCGGTCCGACGCGGAGTGGCACTGGTCCTCGTTCTCGTGATGATCGCCTGCCTGATCTCGTTCGGCGGGCTTCTCGCGATCTGGCTGATGCTGGGCCGCGAGCCATCGGTTCCGACGCGCTCCACCCTGGTGCTCCGCATCGACGGCGACCCGAGCGAGGGTGGACCGGACGAGAGCTTCAGCCAGTTCCTGCCGGTCCAGCGGACCCCGAGCGTGCGGACGCTCGTCCAGAACGTTCGAAAGGCCAAGGCCGACTCGCGTATCGTCGCGCTCGTCGTCCGCCCGAGCGCGCTGGCGTCGCCTTTCCTCGCCAAGGCGCAGGAACTGCGTGACGCGATCCTGGACTTCCGGCGGTCCGGCAAGCCGGCGATCGCGTACCTCGAGGACGGCGGCCAGACCGAGTACTACCTCGCCACCGCCTGCGACCGCATCTTCCTCGTGCCATCCAGTCCGCTGCAGCTGACGGGCCTCGCGAGCTACGAACTGTTCCTGCGCGGCACGCTCGACAAGATCGGCGCGTATCCCGACATGCTCCACATCGGCGCGTACAAGACGGCGCCGAATCAGCTGACCGAGAAGACGTACACGCCGGCCCACCGCGAGATGGCCGAATCGCTGAACCGCGACAGCTACGAGCAGATCGTGACGGCCATCGCCGACGGCCGGAAGAAGAGCGAGGGCGACGTACGGGCGCTGCTCGACGAAGGGCCGTTCCTGCCCGAGGACGCGCTCCGCGCCGGGCTCATCGACGACATCGCGTATCAGGATCAGCTGGCCGACAAGGGGAAGATCCCATTCGGCAAGGACCAGCGGATCGACATCGACGACTACACCAGGGTCAGCGCACGGTCGCTCGGCCTCGAACGCGGGCCGCGCGTGGCGGTGTTGTACGCGACCGGTACGATTGTGTCGGGGCGCAGCGGATACGACCCGACAAATGGATCGGTTCTCGGATCCGACACGCTGATCGAGTACATCCGGAAGGTCCGCGAATCCCCGGACATCAAGGCGGTGGTGTTGCGGATCGACAGCCCGGGCGGGTCGGCCGTCGCGTCCGACGTGATCTGGCGCGAGCTGACGTTGCTGCGCGACGCCAAGCCGGAGAAGCCGCTGGTCGCGTCGATGTCCGACCTCGCGGCGTCGGGCGGCTACTACATCGCGATGGCCGCGCCGCAAATCGTCGCGGAGCCAGGTACGCTCACCGGTTCGATCGGCATCTTCGGCGGCAAGATCGTCACCGGCGGCACGTTCGCGAAGCTCGGTGCGAACATCGAGGGCGTCAGCATTGGACGGCACGCGGACATGAACTCGCCCACGCGGCCCTACAACGAGGGCGAGCGTGCGAAGGTGGGCGAGCAGTTGCAGGCCTTCTACGATCAGTTCGTCGAACGGGTCGCCGCGTCGCGCCACTCGACGCCGGAGCGCGTGGACGCCATCGCGCAGGGCCGGGTGTGGAGCGGCCGGCAGGCCAAGCAGATTGGGCTGGTGGATGCGCTTGGCGGCCTCGATCGCGCGATCGCCCTGGCCAAGCAGAAGGCGAAGATCACCACCGATGTCGAGATCGTCGTCTATCCGCCGCGACGGACCTTCTACGATTTGCTGACCGCGCAGTTCGGTGGGGCCGACGAGATGACGCGGTTGGCGTCCTGGCTGGGGATTACCGAGCGGCGCGCGGTTGGCATCGTGGCCGCGCCGTTCACGCTGTTCCACAAGGGCGAGCCGCTGGCGATGCTGCCTTACGGGTACTTACGATGA
- a CDS encoding peptidyl-prolyl cis-trans isomerase: protein MTMLDRMRRHKGWLKWSLALVVLAFIIFYIPAFLGRGDGGEAALSSDTVATVDGHQISVAEFRRAYQAQMQMYRGAYGGNVSEQMLKQLGLDQQILQQMVDEQASLLEARKQGIDVTDAEVAQRIFAIPAFQENGKFIGQARYAALLRMQRPPMSVEEFEENLRRSLVVDKLRAALTQWVSVTDKDVEREYRRRNEKVKLEMVSFAADKFRPEVTVSDAELVPYFEGRKEQYRIGEKRRIKFLLLDLDAIRAKTQPTSREIERSYNENLELYSTPAQVRASQILLKTAGKNEAEVRTKAEGILKEAKATTDFAALAKKYSEDEASAKNGGDLDYFQKGKMVPEFDEVAFALEPGQVSDLVKTQYGFYIIKVTDKKPGTTRTLDEVRPQIADQLAWERAQAKAADDSAALEKEIRSPADLDKVAAGRGLKVQESGFFTRDEPIMGLGPSPQAAAEAFGLASGQVSGAVRVSRGYAFLTVTGTQAPHVPKLDEVKDRVREDLTKEKAKELARQKALAVSGSLKSAADFTKAAKAAGLEVKTTELVARDAPLPDLGVSQQVDDVAFSLPAGAVSDPIATDNAVAIVRVVEHREPTPSEFAAERDRMKGEMLNERRGRFFSAYMLKAKQRMKIDVNRENLQRVIG from the coding sequence ATGACCATGCTGGACCGGATGCGTCGGCACAAGGGCTGGCTCAAGTGGAGCTTGGCTCTCGTGGTCCTCGCATTCATCATCTTCTACATCCCCGCGTTCCTCGGCCGGGGCGACGGCGGTGAAGCCGCGTTGTCGAGCGATACGGTCGCGACCGTCGATGGCCACCAGATCAGCGTGGCCGAGTTCCGCCGCGCGTATCAGGCGCAGATGCAGATGTACCGCGGCGCGTACGGCGGCAACGTCAGCGAGCAGATGCTGAAGCAACTCGGCCTCGATCAGCAGATTCTCCAGCAGATGGTCGACGAGCAGGCATCGCTCTTGGAGGCCCGCAAGCAGGGCATCGACGTGACCGACGCCGAGGTGGCGCAGCGGATCTTCGCGATCCCCGCGTTCCAGGAGAACGGCAAGTTCATCGGCCAGGCGCGCTACGCGGCGCTGCTGCGGATGCAGCGGCCGCCGATGTCGGTCGAGGAGTTCGAGGAGAACCTCCGGCGGAGCCTCGTCGTGGACAAGCTGCGGGCCGCGCTCACCCAATGGGTCAGCGTCACCGACAAGGACGTCGAGCGCGAGTACCGGCGGCGGAACGAGAAAGTGAAGCTCGAGATGGTCAGCTTCGCCGCGGACAAGTTCCGCCCGGAGGTCACGGTCAGCGACGCCGAGCTCGTGCCGTACTTCGAGGGCCGCAAGGAGCAGTACCGCATCGGCGAGAAGCGGCGGATCAAGTTCCTGCTGCTGGACCTCGACGCGATCCGCGCCAAGACCCAGCCGACGTCGCGCGAGATCGAGCGGTCGTACAACGAGAACCTCGAGCTCTACTCGACGCCCGCGCAGGTGCGTGCCAGCCAGATCCTCCTGAAGACCGCGGGCAAGAACGAAGCCGAGGTCAGGACGAAGGCGGAAGGCATCCTCAAGGAAGCCAAGGCCACCACCGACTTCGCCGCGCTGGCGAAGAAGTACTCGGAGGACGAAGCGTCGGCCAAGAACGGCGGCGACCTCGACTACTTCCAGAAGGGCAAGATGGTCCCCGAGTTCGACGAGGTGGCGTTCGCGCTCGAACCGGGCCAGGTGAGCGATCTGGTGAAGACGCAATACGGGTTCTACATCATCAAGGTCACCGACAAGAAGCCGGGCACGACGCGCACGCTCGACGAGGTGCGCCCGCAGATCGCCGACCAGCTCGCGTGGGAGCGCGCGCAGGCGAAGGCGGCCGACGACTCGGCGGCGCTCGAGAAGGAGATCCGATCGCCCGCCGATCTCGACAAGGTTGCGGCTGGGCGCGGCCTGAAGGTGCAGGAGTCGGGCTTCTTCACGCGCGACGAACCGATCATGGGCCTCGGGCCCTCACCGCAGGCGGCCGCCGAGGCCTTCGGCTTGGCATCGGGCCAGGTGAGCGGCGCGGTCCGCGTGTCGCGCGGCTACGCCTTCCTCACGGTCACCGGCACGCAGGCTCCGCACGTGCCCAAGCTCGACGAGGTCAAGGATCGGGTCCGCGAGGATCTGACGAAGGAGAAGGCCAAGGAACTCGCGCGCCAGAAGGCGCTCGCGGTGAGCGGCTCGCTCAAGAGCGCCGCGGACTTCACCAAGGCCGCCAAGGCGGCGGGGCTCGAGGTGAAGACGACGGAGCTCGTGGCGCGCGACGCGCCACTGCCCGACCTCGGCGTCAGCCAGCAGGTCGATGACGTCGCGTTCTCGCTGCCCGCCGGCGCGGTCAGCGATCCGATCGCCACCGACAACGCGGTGGCCATCGTCCGGGTCGTGGAGCACCGCGAGCCGACGCCGAGCGAGTTCGCTGCCGAGCGGGACCGCATGAAGGGCGAGATGCTGAACGAGCGGCGCGGCCGTTTCTTCAGCGCCTACATGCTGAAGGCGAAGCAGCGCATGAAGATCGACGTGAACCGCGAGAACCTGCAGAGGGTGATCGGGTAG
- a CDS encoding DUF433 domain-containing protein, which yields MTGTLLEFAADPRDTPIYSVAEVAAMVDVPRSTLRHWLRKPKSGRALIECEPRLGLSFYNLLEVHILKVALQREAWLQRIRAAVEKLRLSAPGSAHPLLERDLFTASGYRSLFATTVTGDIENLSSGGQLEFRQFLKRYLDRIDYDTYGPYQLRPFGCQHIAINHRVSGGRPVVKGTGILVELLARRRRAGETPDQLAKDYNLTPADVREAIRYAAA from the coding sequence ATGACAGGAACGCTCTTAGAATTTGCGGCCGACCCTCGCGACACGCCGATTTACAGCGTGGCCGAGGTTGCCGCAATGGTCGACGTTCCGCGGAGCACCCTGCGTCATTGGCTGCGAAAGCCTAAGAGCGGACGCGCGCTTATTGAATGTGAACCGCGCCTGGGTTTGTCATTCTACAACCTGCTAGAGGTCCACATCCTCAAGGTAGCTTTACAGCGCGAGGCATGGCTACAGCGCATTCGCGCGGCAGTCGAGAAGTTGAGATTAAGCGCCCCTGGTTCGGCTCATCCCCTACTGGAGCGGGATCTGTTCACCGCCAGCGGGTACCGAAGCCTATTTGCCACAACGGTAACGGGAGACATTGAGAATCTGTCGAGCGGTGGGCAACTGGAGTTTCGCCAATTCCTTAAGAGATACCTGGATCGTATCGACTATGACACCTACGGGCCTTACCAGTTGCGGCCCTTTGGATGTCAGCACATTGCAATCAACCATCGCGTTTCGGGCGGGCGGCCAGTCGTAAAGGGCACCGGTATTCTCGTGGAACTTCTTGCGCGTCGGCGACGAGCAGGAGAAACCCCAGATCAACTCGCCAAGGACTACAACCTAACTCCTGCTGATGTCCGAGAAGCCATCAGGTACGCCGCAGCGTAG
- a CDS encoding GGDEF domain-containing protein, whose translation MRLREFLQGLKSSGRRAVVQDSILHATGSTRVPERMAAQFVDLAADWFGGDAWAVLAMDEGRGLRWLAEKNVAGRHRGLVADMADRVVAGGQPLWRAPTAREAGRRAAMSTPALFGLPLRSHGRVVGVLVAVEEKPAADAPAVDLGHDRLAPIFALTDAVAGSLDVALRLKRANALSSVDDLTGLFNSRYLSGALRREVKRAVRTGRPLSLLFVDLDGFKGINDRYGHLCGSRALVEAAGRIQSGARETDVVARFGGDEFALILPDTAREGALLVAQRVRERVASQPFLEGEGIGYRLTASVGAATLPDVAETPEALLAAADTAMYRVKGRGKDGIESAEGLAPVAPGSTR comes from the coding sequence GTGCGGCTTCGCGAATTCCTGCAGGGACTCAAGTCGAGTGGACGTCGTGCCGTTGTGCAGGACTCGATCCTGCACGCCACGGGCAGCACGCGCGTGCCCGAGCGCATGGCGGCGCAGTTCGTCGATCTGGCGGCCGACTGGTTCGGCGGTGATGCCTGGGCCGTTCTGGCCATGGACGAAGGGCGGGGATTGCGCTGGCTCGCCGAGAAGAACGTCGCCGGGCGTCATCGCGGGCTGGTCGCGGATATGGCCGATCGCGTGGTGGCGGGTGGGCAGCCGCTCTGGCGGGCTCCGACGGCACGTGAGGCGGGCCGACGGGCTGCCATGTCCACGCCGGCGCTTTTCGGGCTGCCGCTGCGGTCACACGGCCGCGTGGTCGGGGTGCTCGTGGCCGTCGAAGAGAAGCCAGCCGCCGATGCGCCAGCCGTGGACCTGGGCCACGATCGCCTGGCCCCGATCTTCGCCCTGACCGATGCCGTGGCCGGTTCGCTCGATGTCGCCCTGCGCCTGAAGCGCGCCAATGCCTTGTCCTCGGTGGACGACCTGACGGGCCTGTTCAACTCCCGGTACCTGTCGGGGGCGCTGCGCCGCGAGGTGAAGCGCGCCGTACGGACCGGGCGGCCGCTGTCGCTGCTGTTCGTCGACCTGGATGGGTTCAAGGGGATCAACGATCGCTACGGCCACCTGTGTGGCAGCCGGGCGCTCGTCGAGGCGGCCGGACGGATCCAGTCGGGTGCGCGCGAGACGGATGTCGTCGCGCGGTTTGGCGGCGACGAGTTCGCGCTGATTCTGCCCGATACCGCACGCGAGGGCGCCCTGCTCGTGGCCCAGCGCGTGCGTGAGCGCGTGGCGAGCCAGCCCTTCCTCGAGGGTGAGGGCATTGGCTATCGCCTGACCGCGTCGGTCGGCGCGGCGACGCTGCCCGACGTGGCGGAGACGCCCGAAGCGCTGCTCGCGGCGGCCGACACCGCGATGTATCGCGTCAAAGGTCGCGGCAAGGATGGAATCGAGTCGGCCGAGGGGCTCGCGCCCGTCGCGCCCGGCAGTACACGCTAG
- a CDS encoding rod shape-determining protein produces MSLRSVFSLFSSDLAIDLGTANTCVYARGKGIVVNEPSIVAINKINGRVEAVGKEAKEMLGRTPGNIVAIKPMKDGVIADFEVTEKMLTYFIKKAHNRNMWVRPRIVIGVPSEITQVEKRAVKDSAYRAKASEVHLVEEAMAAAIGAGMPITEPSGNMIVDVGGGTTDIAVISLAGIVYSKAVRVAGNEMDEAIIQYIKKTYNLLIGERTAEAIKMEIGSAFPLEERLTMEIKGRHLIEGVPKTITVTDEEIREALAETVNVIVDAVRVALERTPPELSADIVDRGIVMTGGGSLLKNLDKRLREETGLPVAMAEDPLSSVVLGAGKMLSDFNLLRKISID; encoded by the coding sequence TTGAGTCTTCGTTCTGTGTTCTCGCTCTTCTCCAGCGATCTGGCCATCGATCTCGGCACCGCCAACACCTGTGTGTATGCGCGCGGCAAGGGCATCGTGGTCAACGAGCCGTCGATCGTGGCCATCAACAAGATCAACGGTCGGGTCGAGGCCGTCGGCAAGGAAGCCAAGGAGATGCTCGGCCGCACGCCGGGCAACATTGTCGCCATCAAGCCGATGAAGGACGGCGTCATCGCTGACTTCGAAGTCACCGAGAAGATGCTCACCTACTTCATCAAGAAGGCCCACAACCGCAACATGTGGGTTCGCCCGCGCATCGTGATCGGCGTCCCGTCGGAGATCACCCAGGTCGAGAAGCGCGCGGTCAAGGACAGCGCCTACCGTGCCAAGGCCAGCGAGGTGCACCTGGTCGAAGAGGCGATGGCCGCGGCCATTGGCGCCGGGATGCCCATCACCGAGCCTTCCGGCAACATGATCGTCGACGTCGGCGGAGGCACCACGGACATCGCCGTCATCTCGCTCGCGGGCATCGTCTACAGCAAGGCGGTCCGCGTGGCGGGCAACGAGATGGACGAGGCGATCATCCAGTACATCAAGAAGACGTACAACCTGCTCATCGGCGAGCGCACGGCCGAGGCCATCAAGATGGAGATCGGCTCGGCGTTCCCGCTCGAAGAGCGGTTGACGATGGAGATCAAGGGCCGCCACCTGATCGAGGGGGTGCCGAAGACGATCACCGTCACCGACGAGGAGATTCGCGAGGCCCTGGCCGAGACGGTGAACGTCATCGTGGACGCGGTGCGCGTCGCGCTCGAACGCACGCCGCCGGAGTTGTCCGCCGACATCGTGGACCGCGGGATCGTGATGACCGGTGGTGGCTCGCTGCTGAAGAACCTGGACAAGCGGCTGCGCGAGGAGACGGGCCTGCCGGTGGCGATGGCCGAAGACCCGCTGTCGTCGGTCGTCCTCGGCGCGGGCAAGATGCTGTCGGATTTCAACCTGTTGAGAAAAATCTCGATCGACTGA